From the genome of Penaeus chinensis breed Huanghai No. 1 chromosome 8, ASM1920278v2, whole genome shotgun sequence, one region includes:
- the LOC125028262 gene encoding Fanconi anemia group I protein-like: MSGKLRQHVRELIDQKEWKELEDLLLNTEDEWIMEILERLTRSSEGPKMVGGLLMSLSCDTRESTSLRLKIYEYILERVRTNEDNNKRGAGEMVGVLMMHVDVFPNNVIIKLVNHYVEHVQNGSSLQGRWVDLLAKLITSLSQKEEITVSGKEMSGEDYRYQVLKSFCDLPWSAETTISLLPVFRDIDLPKEELQDVVYKVEHVLKSVDFQSVPPIIYHLILLVKGKLPGRVLQAVIDFFNKQEQSLASRKENGNCENDSIDIDSEVIEESKHSELTEAQGTVILHVTHQAQYNPALVKDYLKFVKTSTWLTERLITPFNLALSLSLASIEKYQDQIIESLKSCLLKSFRQQERSRQSQWLRETWGDNCNITAAFRTTIDNCIMGWDQVSQGLVQLGFSLLESGGGPKGETYASQRAVELASVILPLILKKQPHIARTVISQLSNFILSASSPLQYIDILGKLAKVSPLVMLEHLNLIRELLEYLVFLPLPVATHLLHALLPLLKMSMTLKDALMITLRKMLFSKQVESRQVAVRGFLQFLRHFRVMGTLPSSQASMSFSSSLSTVSINADVHSVFNNSTNEALCLELLGVLRRCFSQQHEVKSTFYAGLYDVSRANPKLTVSILELLLQHIKIFLDMRADIFNPIILKKLISVQGENAVLIEPMGDLLGSLGAIKTYYEENRDRITTEDDDEEENAVSILNEVCSIFDLLTEKLAGCGLDDLGFDTNGEFSSSSAVGQKNLISAKIMISVFDCLIEHIFTHGAETSEEKMQTLISLFKSQRKIITLVKERSGKPAKKGEGSKGKGRPAAKPSVTFKSNLSLRATAKMLEVSLITLEDAEPNYCELMKENHDFQMYLLLVIEETLSSVKGLTVSERERILSELKTVAKVLLFECSVNIGTSDSSDDREVTRMRQSLQILSALLTIFCRFYKDKLESILKEVTGKTDNKDLNGNLYRVSKKCQKMLLKILHHEERAPLLKDGCLIVHLMSTVTQAMEPECDAISEVQDWVLQLCKDQALDHGGLADSMVGLAFVLSNQVKANHTLTRGIARELHHKLGDLEQDVEVEEAGKYKIVTEETASAVLTTLLSHLDDSLNLTEMALNKTKACLASGAEYDADKIERQISMKFVLVMHAVHEVIQSALPLGTNTDLTLKLVTKFYNVLSLYVKYYLDLYRIKSYPQISDKFEKVVHMSGQLVTAPVYPTITYIEGAQRQMGKNKEGTLKARAIKEYKLIPSLIFSIEQYEKHLITLSRKSKVNLMQAMKLSTSRDFRIVPAAIMEALKNDDEDPNDETEVEINGDNADEGDQNEDNAGGASGSERHSGSDDEDNTQMETKDLPTTKKDTKGAKKKRASSESEEERNENDSNSQNVKKPQAKKKKLLISKKIMGKS, translated from the exons ATGTCGGGGAAGCTGAGACAACACGTTAGGGAGCTTATAGATCAGAAGGAGTGGAAGGAACTGGAAGATTTGCTGCTAAATACGGAAGATGAGTGGATtatggag ATTTTGGAGCGTCTCACTAGGAGCTCAGAGGGACCAAAGATGGTGGGAGGCCTGCTTATGTCCCTTTCCTGTGACACTCGAGAGAGCACGTCTCTGAGGCTCAAG ATCTACGAATACATCCTGGAGAGAGTGCGCAccaatgaagataacaacaagaGGGGTGCGGGCGAGATGGTCGGAGTCCTCATGATGCATGTTGATGTTTTCCCGAACAACGTAATCATCAAGCTCGTCAACCATTATGTGGAGCACGTCCAGAATGGTTCCTCTCTCCAAGGAAG GTGGGTGGATCTCCTGGCCAAGTTGATCACCAGTTTAAGCCAAAAGGAGGAGATCACAGTGTCGGGGAAAGAGATGAGTGGGGAAGACTACAGGTATCAAGTGCTCAAGTCCTTCTGCGATCTCCCTTGGTCTGCGGAAACCACCATAAGTCTCCTGCCAGTTTTCAG AGACATAGACCTGCCAAAGGAAGAGTTACAAGATGTTGTTTACAAAGTGGAACATGTTCTCAAGAGTGTGGATTTTCAGTCTGTTCCACCTATTATTTATCACCTGATTCTGCTCGTGAAAGGAAAGCTCCCAGGTCGTGTTTTGCAGGCTGTCATTGACTTCTTCAACAAGCAGGAGCAAAGCCTGGCCAGTAGAAAGGAAAATGGCAATTGTGAAAATGACAGTATTGATATTGACTCTGAAGTCATTG AGGAAAGCAAGCACAGTGAACTAACAGAAGCCCAGGGTACAGTTATACTCCATGTGACTCACCAGGCCCAGTACAACCCAGCTCTTGTAAAGGATTATCTCAAGTTTGTCAAGACTTCTACTTGGCTAACGGAGAGACTGATCACGCCCTTCAACTTGGCTCTTTCGCTGTCACTGGCATCTATTGAAAAATACCAAGATCAG aTCATAGAATCCCTGAAGTCGTGCCTGCTAAAGAGCTTCCGCCAACAAGAGAGAAGCAGGCAGTCACAGTGGTTGCGTGAGACATGGGGAGACAACTGCAACATTACCGCTGCCTTCAGAACGACCATTGATAACTGCATCATGGGCTGGGATCAG GTGAGTCAGGGATTAGTCCAGTTAGGATTCAGCCTCCTTGAATCTGGAGGTGGGCCAAAGGGAGAGACGTATGCCAGCCAGCGAGCGGTCGAGTTAGCCTCGGTgattcttcccctcatcctcaagAAGCAACCTCACATTGCTCGGACTGTTATTTCACAACTCTCTAATTTCATTCTGTCAGCATCCTCCCCTCTGCAGTATATAG ATATTTTGGGGAAGCTGGCCAAAGTGTCTCCTCTGGTTATGCTGGAACACTTGAATCTAATCCGAGAGTTGCTTGAATACCTGGTGTTCCTCCCACTGCCCGTGGCAACGCATCTTCTCCATGCTCTTCTGCCTCTCCTCAAGATGAGCATGACACTGAAGGATGCTCTCATGATTACACTGAGGAAAATGCTTTTCTCCAA GCAGGTAGAAAGCAGACAAGTAGCTGTTCGAGGATTTCTACAATTTCTACGACACTTTAGAGTCATGGGaacactcccttcctcccaagcatctatgtctttctcttcatCGCTTAGCACAGTGAGCATAAATGCTGATGTTCACTCGGTGTTCAACAATTCAACAAATGAAGCCTTATGCCTGGAACTGCTGGGAGTGCTGAGACGGTGCTTCTCTCAGCAGCATGAG GTTAAATCTACCTTTTACGCTGGACTGTATGACGTAAGCCGTGCCAATCCAAAGTTGACAGTAAGCATTCTTGAACTCCTGCTCCAGCACATCAAAATATTCCTTGATATGAGGGCGGACATCTTTAATCCCATCATCCTCAAAAAGCTGATCTCAGTCCAGGGTGAAAATGCAGTTCTCATTGAGCCCATGGGAGATTTACTGGGGTCTTTGGGTGCCATAAAGACATACTATGAAGAGAACAGAGATAGGATTACTACagaggatgacgatgaggaggaaaatGCTGTATCTATTCTCAATGAAGTATGCTCCATATTTGATCTCTTAACTGAAAAACTTGCTGGGTGTGGACTAGATGATCTTGGCTTTGACACCAATGGGGAATTTTCCAGCTCTAGTGCAGTTGGGCAGAAAAATTTAATTTCTGCTAAGATAATGATAAGTGTTTTTGACTGCCTCATTGAACATATTTTCACTCATGGAGCAGAGACGTCAGAAGAGAAAATGCAGACTCTGATCTCCCTCTTCAAGTCTCAGAGGAAGATTATCACCCTGGTCAAGGAGAGGAGTGGAAAACCAGCAAAGAAAGGTGAGGGCTCCAAAGGGAAAGGCCGACCAGCGGCTAAACCCTCCGTGACCTTTAAGAGTAACCTGAGTTTACGGGCAACAGCAAAGATGCTAGAGGTCTCCCTAATAACTTTGGAGGATGCTGAACCTAACTACTGTGAGTTGATGAAGGAAAATCATGACTTTCAGATGTATCTTCTGTTAGTTATAGAAGAGACTTTATCCTCAGTGAAGGGCCTGACTGTGTCAGAACGGGAAAGAATCTTATCTGAACTAAAAACAGTTGCTAAGGTCTTGTTATTTGAGTGCTCGGTGAACATAGGAACTTCAGACTCATCAGATGACAGGGAGGTGACTAGAATGAGGCAAAGTCTACAAATATTATCAGCTCTACTGACTATTTTTTGCAGATTCTATAAAGATAAATTGGAATCTATACTGAAAGAAGTGACTGGGAAGACTGACAATAAGGATTTGAATGGGAATCTATATAGAGTATCTAAGAAATGTCAAAAGATGTTGCTGAAAATTTTGCACCATGAAGAAAGAGCCCCACTTTTAAAAGATGGATGTCTGATAGTTCATTTAATGTCAACAGTGACACAGGCAATGGAGCCTGAATGTGATGCCATATCAGAAGTGCAGGATTGGGTTCTCCAGCTCTGTAAAGATCAGGCATTGGACCATGGAGGGCTTGCAGATTCCATGGTTGGCCTGGCTTTTGTTCTGTCAAATCAGGTCAAAGCCAACCACACACTAACAAGAGGCATTGCTAGGGAATTACACCATAAACTTGGGGATTTAGAACAAGATGTGGAAGTTGAAGAAGCTGGTAAATACAAGATTGTTACTGAGGAAACCGCATCAGCTGTTTTAACGACATTGCTGTCCCACCTAGATGATTCTCTTAATCTCACTGAGATGGCACTTAACAAGACAAAAGCATGTCTAGCCTCAGGAGCTGAATATGATGCAGATAAGATTGAACGTCAGATCAGCATGAAGTTTGTTCTGGTAATGCATGCAGTCCATGAAGTGATCCAGTCAGCCTTACCACTTGGAACAAATACTGATCTTACCCTTAAGCTTGTTACTAAATTTTACAATGTACTGTCGTTGTATGTAAAATATTACTTGGATCTCTACAGAATTAAGAGTTATCCTCAGATATCAGATAAATTTGAAAAGGTTGTCCACATGTCTGGACAACTGGTGACTGCTCCAGTCTACCCCACTATCACCTACATAGAAGGAGCACAAAGACAAATgggaaagaataaagagggaactCTGAAAGCAAGAGCCATAAAGGAGTACAAACTTATACCTTCCCTGATCTTTTCCATTGAGCAATATGAGAAGCACCTCATTACCCTCTCACGGAAGTCTAAAGTAAATCTGATGCAGGCGATGAAGCTCAGCACTTCAAGGGATTTCAGGATTGTGCCAGCTGCAATCATGGAAGCCCTGAAGAATGATGACGAAGACCCCAACGACGAGACAGAAGTAGAAATTAATGGGGATAATGCCGACGAGGGTGACCAGAATGAAGACAACGCTGGTGGGGCAAGCGGCAGCGAAAGGCATTCGGGAtcagatgatgaggataatacccAGATGGAAACAAAGGATTTGCCCACCACGAAGAAAGACACGAAAGGAGCCAAAAAGAAGAGGGCCAGTAgtgaaagtgaggaagaaagaaatgaaaatgactcTAATTCACAGAACGTGAAAAAACCACAGGCCAAAAAAAAGAAGTTACTGATCAGCAAAAAAATAATGGGTAAATCATAA
- the LOC125027886 gene encoding acetylcholine-gated chloride channel subunit acc-1-like: protein MIFRVNRNNKPYLKLIRFGPGVSYDHKDKLNEFFIGRMRMVTYNSQEPYSGQQVIVEMKHLYGSQILTMFVPTTIVSLIGYGTFFFKWYDFTNRIMVSLTVLLVLTQLFSQTSTMLPKTSYFKLIDIWFFGSITYTFVVIVVHTAVEYMHVYDHEIEDLQEKIQRAATFYREITPQPTPGISDAVRRFSDSDEPQSVPETSAIAKDDEGIEGTRRRRHRRRRHHHRHGHKKRQKLSKKYLLPVIMKARMLWKAMQRPEAEGDRNPNFWPIVVDKLGNIITTLIYILLNLIFWTVAFTQHVFESLMDIDDPNYVDSVENATSRVSSEVLY from the exons ATGATATTTCGAGTCAACCGTAACAACAAGCCTTATTTGAAGCTGATTAG ATTTGGACCGGGTGTCTCGTACGACCACAAGGACAAGCTGAACGAGTTCTTCATTGGCAGAATGAGAATGGTCACGTATAACAGCCAGGAACCTTATTCGGGACAACAG GTCATAGTGGAGATGAAGCACCTCTACGGCTCCCAGATCCTGACCATGTTCGTGCCCACCACCATCGTCAGCCTCATAGGGTACGGCACCTTCTTCTTCAAGTGGTATGACTTCACCAACCGCATCATGGTGTCCCTGACGGTGTTGCTTGTGCTCACGCAACTCTTCTCGCAGACGTCGACCATGCTGCCCAAGACGTCCTACTTCAAGCTCATCGACATCTGGTTCTTCGGCTCCATCACGTACACGTTCGTGGTGATCGTCGTGCACACGGCGGTCGAGTACATGCACGTGTACGACCACGAGATCGAGGACCTGCAAGAGAAGATCCAACGAGCCGCCACCTTCTACCGCGAGATCACGCCGCAGCCCACGCCGGGAATCTCCGACGCCGTCAGACGCTTCAGCGACTCCGATGAGCCTCAGTCGGTCCCGGAAACGTCGGCCATCGCCAAGGACGACGAGGGCATCGAAGGCACCCGTCGCCGTCGCCATCGTCGCCGCCGGCACCATCACCGCCACGGCCACAAGAAGCGACAGAAGCTCAGCAAGAAGTACCTCCTGCCGGTGATCATGAAGGCCAGGATGCTGTGGAAGGCCATGCAGAGGCCAGAAGCGGAGGGCGACCGCAACCCCAACTTCTGGCCGATCGTGGTGGACAAGCTgggcaacatcatcaccaccctcatctaCATACTCCTGAACCTCATCTTCTGGACGGTGGCCTTCACCCAGCACGTCTTCGAGTCGCTCATGGACATAGACGACCCCAATTACGTGGACTCCGTCGAGAACGCCACCAGCAGG GTCTCTTCAGAAGTTCTATATTAA